One window from the genome of Methylomarinovum caldicuralii encodes:
- the sucD gene encoding succinate--CoA ligase subunit alpha: MSVLVDRNTQVICQGFTGKQATFHSRQALEYGTRLVGGVTPGRGGQTHLGLPVFDTVREAVRETGAEASVIYVPPPFAADAILEAADCGLRLVVCITEGIPTLHMLRVKAALKDYDCILIGPNCPGIITPDECKIGIMPGFIHRRGCVGIVSRSGTLTYEAVWQTTREGLGQSTCIGIGGDPIHGMTFIDALALFEADPETRGIILVGEIGGEEEEMAAEYIQHHVTKPVVAYIAGRTAPPGRRMGHAGAIVSGGRGTAEAKVAALHRAGVAVVDLPTDMGRRMKEALS, translated from the coding sequence ATGAGCGTGCTGGTCGATCGCAACACCCAGGTCATCTGTCAGGGGTTTACCGGCAAACAGGCCACCTTCCACAGCCGGCAGGCGTTGGAATACGGCACCCGCCTGGTCGGCGGGGTGACGCCGGGGCGCGGCGGTCAGACTCATCTGGGGCTGCCGGTGTTCGACACCGTGCGCGAGGCTGTGCGGGAAACCGGCGCCGAGGCCAGCGTCATCTACGTCCCGCCTCCGTTCGCCGCCGACGCCATCCTGGAAGCGGCCGATTGCGGCCTGCGCCTGGTGGTGTGCATCACCGAGGGCATTCCCACCCTGCACATGCTCAGGGTCAAGGCGGCGCTGAAGGACTACGACTGCATCCTCATCGGCCCCAACTGTCCCGGCATCATCACCCCGGACGAATGCAAGATCGGCATCATGCCCGGTTTCATCCACCGCCGCGGCTGTGTCGGCATCGTCTCCCGCTCCGGCACCCTGACTTACGAGGCGGTGTGGCAGACCACCCGCGAGGGATTGGGCCAGAGCACCTGCATCGGCATCGGCGGCGATCCCATCCACGGCATGACCTTCATCGACGCCCTGGCCCTGTTCGAAGCCGACCCGGAAACCCGCGGCATCATCCTGGTGGGAGAGATCGGCGGCGAGGAGGAGGAAATGGCGGCTGAATACATCCAACATCACGTCACCAAGCCGGTGGTGGCCTACATCGCCGGCCGCACCGCGCCCCCAGGCCGGCGCATGGGCCACGCCGGCGCCATCGTCAGCGGCGGGCGCGGCACTGCCGAAGCCAAGGTGGCGGCCCTGCACCGGGCCGGGGTGGCCGTGGTGGATCTTCCCACGGACATGGGCCGGCGCATGAAGGAGGCGCTGTCATGA
- a CDS encoding ISAs1 family transposase, with the protein MLEKPLALSGVFVSIPDPRQSSKVTYDLVEVLVVVVCAVICGADTLVEIELWGKEKLDWLRRYVPLPHGIPSHDTLGRILAMIDPEAFGSAFQRWAVSVVPALEGQVIAIDGKTSRRSRSKGQDPLHLVSAFAAQYRLVVGQEAVADKSNEKTAIPALLETLALKGCVVTLDAMGTDPKIAKAIRDRGADYVLAVKDNQKGLAESIRDFFQAFQDAPDKTPHQQCETVDKAHGRLEVRRCYVFDQLDSLDRPQRWPDLACFAVVESERTVAGKTTRERRFYISSLPADAERLASAVRQHWAVENPLHWCMDVVFNDDQMRLRTRHAAHNLALLKQMVLNLFRLDSTKRRGGIKARRLLAASSDHYRAQLLGWT; encoded by the coding sequence ATGTTGGAAAAGCCCCTGGCGCTGAGCGGGGTGTTCGTATCGATTCCGGACCCGCGACAATCATCGAAGGTAACCTACGATCTGGTGGAAGTGCTGGTGGTTGTGGTGTGCGCGGTGATCTGCGGTGCCGATACGTTGGTGGAGATTGAACTTTGGGGCAAAGAGAAGCTGGATTGGCTGCGTCGATACGTGCCCTTGCCGCATGGGATTCCGTCCCACGACACCCTAGGGAGGATTTTGGCGATGATCGATCCGGAAGCGTTCGGATCGGCCTTCCAGCGCTGGGCGGTGAGCGTGGTTCCGGCATTGGAAGGTCAGGTGATCGCCATCGACGGCAAGACCAGTCGGCGTAGCCGGTCCAAGGGGCAGGATCCCCTGCATCTGGTCAGTGCCTTTGCGGCTCAGTACCGGTTGGTGGTCGGTCAAGAGGCGGTGGCCGACAAATCCAACGAGAAGACGGCCATTCCCGCCCTGCTGGAGACCCTGGCCTTGAAAGGATGCGTGGTGACCCTCGATGCCATGGGGACCGATCCCAAGATTGCCAAGGCCATCCGTGACCGGGGGGCCGACTATGTGCTGGCGGTCAAGGACAACCAGAAAGGTCTGGCCGAATCGATCCGGGATTTCTTCCAGGCCTTCCAGGACGCGCCGGACAAAACCCCGCATCAGCAATGCGAGACGGTCGACAAGGCGCATGGTCGCCTGGAAGTGCGCCGCTGCTATGTGTTCGACCAGCTCGACAGCCTGGACCGGCCCCAGCGCTGGCCGGATCTGGCCTGCTTTGCCGTGGTCGAGTCCGAACGCACCGTCGCCGGCAAAACCACCCGGGAACGGCGTTTCTACATCAGCAGCCTGCCGGCCGATGCCGAACGGCTGGCCTCGGCGGTGCGCCAGCATTGGGCGGTGGAGAACCCGCTTCACTGGTGTATGGATGTCGTATTCAACGATGATCAGATGCGCCTTCGAACCCGACATGCGGCTCATAACCTGGCGCTGCTCAAACAGATGGTGCTCAATCTCTTTCGCCTCGACTCCACCAAACGCCGCGGGGGTATCAAGGCAAGACGGCTCCTGGCCGCCTCCAGTGACCATTATCGGGCTCAGTTGCTTGGATGGACGTAG
- a CDS encoding two-component system sensor histidine kinase NtrB — translation MTDSAAYLQPCPYSAYRIETAPARRLLRVFALYQLTAASLLCILFFTHRGPTQLGAHAPDLFGALAAVYAAATWFSLPLLWLNRPGYRWQAAGRLGLDLVVLPGIIYACGGLGSGFGILLAVSVAASGLLIGGRCALGYAALAALAVLGVEGYADWRGGFEASHYTYAAMLGIAYFAIAGLAVALAQRAEESTALAERRQVDLANLQRLNASIVQHLQAGILVLDDQRRLRLTNQAALALLGLAQPPGDASGLPGLLSASLREWQARGDPEHQAVLTTDHGPLHLSASRLSLEGETLTLVLLEDDRLHQKRVQESKLTSLGRLTAGIAHEIRNPLGAIGHAAQLLEESPHLDPQDLRLVAIIRKHVRRVDETIDNVLQLSRRSAAKRQRLELRAWLQRFRTDFEEETRSQSVDLELPDEEISALIDPGQLKQILSNLCSNALKYGGGAVRIRLIQEDRHPCIEVIDQGPGIATEHLSQIFEPFFTTSGSGTGLGLYIARELAQLNQARLEYDNGPRGSRFRILLTPINEVILAP, via the coding sequence ATGACCGACAGCGCCGCCTATCTGCAACCCTGCCCGTACTCGGCCTACCGGATCGAAACCGCGCCGGCCCGGCGGCTGTTGCGCGTGTTCGCCCTGTATCAGCTGACGGCGGCTTCCCTGCTGTGCATCCTGTTTTTCACCCATCGCGGCCCTACCCAGCTGGGCGCTCATGCCCCGGATCTGTTTGGAGCCTTGGCCGCCGTCTATGCCGCCGCCACCTGGTTCAGCCTGCCGCTGTTGTGGCTGAACCGTCCCGGTTACCGCTGGCAGGCCGCCGGACGCCTGGGACTGGACCTGGTCGTGCTCCCCGGCATCATCTATGCCTGCGGCGGCCTGGGAAGCGGCTTCGGCATCCTGCTGGCGGTGTCGGTGGCCGCATCAGGGCTGCTGATCGGCGGCCGCTGCGCCCTGGGTTATGCTGCCCTGGCCGCCCTGGCGGTGCTTGGAGTGGAAGGCTACGCCGACTGGCGCGGCGGCTTCGAGGCGAGCCACTACACCTATGCCGCCATGCTCGGCATCGCCTATTTCGCCATCGCCGGACTGGCCGTCGCCCTCGCCCAGCGGGCCGAAGAGAGCACCGCCCTGGCCGAACGCCGCCAGGTGGACCTGGCCAATCTCCAGCGCCTCAACGCCTCCATCGTCCAACACCTGCAAGCGGGGATTCTGGTTCTGGACGACCAGCGCCGCCTCCGCCTCACCAATCAGGCCGCCCTAGCACTGCTGGGACTGGCGCAGCCACCTGGCGACGCCAGCGGGTTGCCTGGACTGCTCAGCGCCAGCCTGCGGGAATGGCAGGCCCGGGGCGATCCGGAGCACCAGGCTGTGTTGACGACCGATCACGGCCCGCTGCATCTGAGCGCCAGCCGCCTGTCCCTGGAGGGGGAGACCCTGACCCTGGTCTTGCTGGAGGACGACCGCCTGCACCAGAAGCGGGTCCAGGAAAGCAAGCTCACTTCCCTGGGCCGCCTCACCGCCGGCATCGCCCATGAGATTCGCAATCCCCTGGGCGCCATCGGCCATGCCGCCCAGCTCCTGGAGGAAAGCCCCCATCTGGATCCCCAGGACCTGCGGCTGGTGGCGATCATCCGCAAGCACGTCCGCCGGGTGGACGAAACCATCGACAATGTCCTGCAGCTCTCTCGGCGCAGCGCGGCCAAACGCCAGCGCCTGGAACTTCGCGCCTGGCTGCAGCGCTTCCGCACCGACTTCGAGGAGGAAACCCGCAGCCAATCCGTCGACCTGGAGCTGCCCGATGAGGAAATTTCCGCCCTGATCGATCCCGGCCAGCTCAAACAGATTCTGAGCAACCTGTGCAGCAACGCGCTCAAATACGGAGGCGGCGCGGTCCGGATACGCCTGATCCAGGAAGACCGGCATCCCTGCATCGAGGTGATCGACCAGGGCCCCGGCATCGCCACCGAACACTTGTCCCAGATTTTCGAACCCTTTTTCACCACCTCCGGCAGCGGCACCGGGCTGGGCCTCTACATCGCCCGGGAACTGGCCCAGCTCAACCAGGCCCGGCTGGAATACGACAACGGCCCCCGGGGCAGCCGCTTCCGCATTCTTCTCACGCCCATTAACGAGGTCATCCTGGCGCCATGA
- a CDS encoding ComEA family DNA-binding protein, which yields MRRIIPSVMLSAALLLASPFALAVNVNKADAAAIAEELKGVGKTKAEAIVKERQKNGPFKDGRDLAARVKGIGPATVKKNKDRLQF from the coding sequence ATGCGTCGAATCATCCCGTCCGTTATGCTCTCGGCCGCGCTGCTGCTCGCCAGCCCCTTCGCCTTGGCGGTCAACGTCAACAAGGCCGACGCCGCCGCCATCGCCGAGGAACTCAAGGGGGTCGGCAAGACCAAAGCGGAGGCGATCGTCAAGGAGCGGCAGAAGAACGGGCCGTTCAAGGACGGCAGGGATCTCGCGGCCCGGGTCAAGGGGATCGGACCTGCGACCGTTAAGAAGAACAAGGACAGGCTGCAGTTCTGA
- a CDS encoding integration host factor subunit alpha: MTLTKADIVEKLFEDIGLHRKEAKALVDLFFEEIKRTLEAGTPVKLSGFGNFDLRDKNERPGRNPKTGEEIPVSARRVVTFKAGQKLKSRIDDYSRRIAAQPVEGEDR; this comes from the coding sequence ATGACCCTGACCAAGGCCGACATCGTCGAGAAACTGTTCGAGGACATCGGGTTGCACCGCAAGGAAGCCAAGGCGCTGGTGGACCTGTTCTTCGAGGAGATCAAGCGGACGCTGGAGGCGGGGACACCGGTGAAGCTGTCCGGATTCGGCAACTTCGATCTGCGGGATAAGAACGAACGCCCCGGACGCAATCCCAAGACGGGGGAGGAAATTCCCGTCAGCGCCCGGCGGGTGGTGACCTTCAAGGCCGGTCAGAAACTCAAGAGCCGGATCGATGACTATTCGCGCCGGATCGCCGCGCAGCCGGTGGAGGGCGAGGACCGTTGA
- a CDS encoding NAD+ synthase — protein MTRLRVALAQLNYLVGDIDGNVAKIIAAAERARDALQADVAVFTELAVSGYPPEDLLLRADFIRACRDGLERIRRQVGGIDLIVGFPERHDGRLYNSAAVLRDGEIRLIYRKHCLPNYGVFDEKRYFHPGQEPGLCLIRGVPVGLSICEDIWHPGPVEASVRAGSRLIVNLNASPFHVRKIAEREAAVHARIAATGVPVVYVNQIGGQDELVFDGASFVMDREGRVVRRLPEFEEALEVAEFRWEGERVVPEGGLVTPVAEEIPSIRRAIVLAIRDYTRKNGFNGAVLGLSGGIDSSVVLCLAVEALGAENVEAVMMPSRFTSEISLADAKALAANLGVNYRVIPIEPAFQAFLQMLEQEFAGRPWDVTEENIQARCRGVTLMAISNKFGRLVLSTGNKSEMSVGYATLYGDMAGGYAPIKDVMKLKVYALAEHLNAEGEIIPGRVLVRPPSAELAPDQKDEDSLPPYAVLDPILEMYVEQDLSVEEIVAAGFDEAVVRRVVSLVERNEYKRRQAPPGVRITPRAFGRERRYPITNGFRSG, from the coding sequence ATGACCCGGCTGCGTGTGGCGCTGGCCCAGCTCAACTATCTGGTGGGGGACATCGACGGCAACGTCGCCAAAATCATCGCCGCCGCGGAACGGGCCCGCGACGCGCTGCAGGCCGATGTGGCGGTGTTCACCGAACTGGCGGTGTCCGGCTATCCGCCCGAGGATCTGCTGTTACGTGCGGATTTCATCCGCGCCTGCCGCGATGGCCTCGAGCGCATCCGCCGTCAGGTGGGCGGGATCGATCTGATCGTCGGTTTTCCCGAACGGCACGACGGGCGACTGTACAACAGCGCCGCAGTCCTGCGCGACGGCGAGATCCGGCTGATTTACCGTAAGCATTGCCTGCCCAACTACGGCGTCTTCGACGAAAAACGCTATTTCCATCCGGGCCAGGAACCGGGCCTGTGTCTCATCCGGGGTGTGCCGGTGGGGCTGTCGATCTGCGAGGACATCTGGCATCCCGGCCCTGTGGAGGCCAGTGTTCGCGCCGGTTCCCGCCTCATCGTCAACCTCAACGCCTCTCCCTTTCACGTTCGCAAGATCGCCGAGCGCGAAGCCGCGGTCCACGCCCGCATCGCCGCCACCGGGGTGCCGGTGGTGTATGTGAACCAGATCGGCGGCCAGGATGAACTGGTGTTCGACGGCGCCTCCTTCGTGATGGACCGGGAGGGCCGGGTGGTGCGGCGGCTGCCGGAGTTCGAGGAGGCGCTGGAGGTGGCCGAGTTCCGCTGGGAGGGGGAACGGGTCGTGCCGGAGGGTGGCCTGGTGACGCCGGTGGCCGAGGAAATTCCCAGCATCCGCCGGGCCATCGTCCTGGCGATTCGCGATTACACCCGCAAGAACGGTTTCAACGGCGCGGTGCTGGGCCTGTCCGGCGGCATCGATTCGTCGGTGGTGCTGTGCCTGGCGGTCGAAGCCCTGGGGGCGGAGAACGTCGAGGCGGTGATGATGCCCTCGCGCTTCACCTCGGAAATCAGCCTGGCCGATGCCAAGGCCCTGGCTGCCAACCTGGGGGTGAACTATCGGGTCATCCCCATCGAGCCGGCTTTCCAGGCGTTTTTGCAAATGCTCGAACAGGAATTCGCCGGCAGACCCTGGGACGTGACCGAGGAGAACATCCAGGCCCGCTGCCGCGGCGTCACCCTGATGGCGATCTCCAACAAGTTCGGCCGTCTGGTGCTGTCCACCGGCAACAAGAGCGAGATGAGCGTGGGTTATGCCACCCTCTACGGCGACATGGCCGGCGGCTATGCGCCGATCAAGGACGTGATGAAACTCAAGGTCTACGCCCTGGCCGAGCACCTCAACGCCGAAGGGGAGATCATCCCCGGACGGGTGCTGGTGCGGCCGCCTTCGGCGGAGCTGGCCCCGGATCAGAAGGACGAGGACAGCCTGCCGCCGTATGCGGTGCTCGATCCGATTCTCGAGATGTACGTGGAGCAGGATCTGTCGGTGGAGGAAATCGTCGCCGCCGGCTTCGACGAAGCGGTGGTGCGGCGGGTGGTCAGCCTGGTGGAACGCAACGAGTACAAGCGCCGCCAGGCCCCTCCCGGGGTGCGGATCACACCGCGGGCCTTCGGCCGTGAGCGGCGCTATCCGATCACCAACGGCTTCCGCTCCGGCTGA
- the sucC gene encoding ADP-forming succinate--CoA ligase subunit beta, whose product MNIHEYQAKSLLAEYGIPVPAGEVAETAAAARRAAESLSPGPWLVKAQIHAGARGKAGGVVLARTPEEVAEAAARLLGKRLVTAQTDARGLPVHRVLVERATDIARELYLSLTIDRSAERIGVVGSASGGMDIEEVARQQPEAIQRFHIHPAAGFQPYQGREMAFAMGLDAAQARRFVQIIDGLQRLFRDKDASQIELNPLAVTADGDLVALDAKLNFDDNALYAHPDIEILRDPAQEDEKERRAREHGLSYVALDGDIGCMVNGAGLAMATLDLVKQCGGEPANFLDVGGGVTAERVAGAFKIILSDAKVKAILVNIFGGIVRCDLIAEGVIDAVREVHVSVPVVVRLEGTNADTGRRLLQAAHLDIVPAADLLEAARKAVAAAKGELS is encoded by the coding sequence ATGAACATCCACGAATATCAGGCCAAGTCTCTGTTGGCCGAATACGGCATTCCGGTACCGGCGGGGGAGGTGGCCGAAACTGCGGCGGCGGCGCGGCGGGCGGCCGAATCGCTGTCTCCCGGCCCCTGGCTGGTCAAGGCTCAGATTCATGCCGGCGCCCGTGGCAAGGCCGGTGGCGTGGTTCTGGCCCGCACACCCGAGGAAGTGGCCGAAGCCGCCGCCCGGCTGCTCGGCAAGCGTCTGGTGACCGCCCAGACCGACGCCCGCGGTCTGCCGGTCCATCGGGTGCTGGTGGAGCGGGCCACCGACATCGCGCGCGAGCTGTATCTCAGCTTGACGATCGACCGCAGCGCCGAGCGCATCGGTGTGGTCGGCTCGGCCTCAGGTGGCATGGACATCGAGGAGGTCGCGCGCCAGCAGCCGGAGGCGATTCAGCGTTTCCACATCCATCCGGCCGCCGGCTTTCAGCCCTACCAGGGCCGGGAGATGGCCTTCGCCATGGGGCTCGACGCCGCCCAGGCCCGCCGCTTCGTCCAGATAATTGACGGTCTGCAGCGACTGTTCCGGGACAAGGACGCCAGCCAGATCGAGCTCAATCCGCTGGCGGTGACGGCGGACGGCGATCTGGTGGCCCTCGACGCCAAGCTCAACTTCGACGACAACGCCCTTTACGCCCATCCCGACATCGAAATCCTGCGCGATCCCGCCCAGGAAGACGAGAAGGAACGCCGCGCCCGCGAACACGGCCTAAGCTACGTGGCCCTCGACGGTGACATCGGCTGCATGGTCAACGGCGCCGGACTGGCGATGGCGACCCTGGACCTGGTCAAGCAGTGCGGCGGCGAGCCGGCCAACTTCCTCGACGTGGGCGGCGGGGTGACCGCCGAGCGGGTCGCCGGGGCCTTCAAGATCATCCTCTCCGATGCCAAGGTCAAGGCCATTCTGGTCAACATCTTCGGCGGCATCGTGCGCTGCGATCTGATCGCCGAGGGCGTGATCGACGCGGTCCGCGAGGTGCACGTCAGCGTGCCGGTGGTGGTGCGCCTGGAGGGCACCAACGCCGACACCGGCCGCCGTCTGCTGCAGGCGGCGCATCTGGACATCGTCCCCGCCGCCGATCTGCTGGAGGCGGCCCGGAAAGCGGTCGCCGCGGCCAAAGGAGAACTGTCATGA
- the trhA gene encoding PAQR family membrane homeostasis protein TrhA, giving the protein MDIQPIPGFTHPVSSLTHLIGAGVFALLAVPLWRRCGGCRLCRSTTAVFSFTVVLLLSMSGVYHLLATKGAAHEVFLRLDHAAIFALIAGSFTPLQPLFFRSGWGRWGVLVLVWTLAIAGIVLKVTFFNAIPEALGLSLYLGLGWLGLGSGIALGRRHGFRFIAPLVWGGLAYTLGAVADFARWPVLVPGVVGPHEVMHLGVLGGIGCFWWFFYSRLPQRQPERKPLVIG; this is encoded by the coding sequence ATGGACATTCAGCCAATTCCCGGTTTCACCCATCCGGTCAGCTCCCTCACCCATCTGATCGGCGCCGGGGTTTTCGCCCTGCTGGCGGTTCCCTTGTGGCGCCGTTGCGGCGGCTGCCGGCTGTGCCGCAGCACCACGGCAGTGTTTTCCTTCACCGTGGTGCTGCTGCTGTCCATGAGCGGCGTCTATCACCTGCTCGCCACCAAAGGGGCGGCCCACGAGGTGTTCCTGCGCCTCGATCACGCCGCCATCTTCGCCCTCATCGCCGGCAGCTTCACCCCGCTGCAACCGCTGTTCTTCCGCAGCGGCTGGGGGCGCTGGGGCGTGCTGGTGCTGGTGTGGACGCTGGCCATTGCCGGCATCGTGCTGAAGGTGACCTTTTTCAACGCCATCCCCGAAGCCCTGGGGCTGAGCCTGTATCTGGGGCTGGGCTGGCTGGGACTGGGATCGGGCATCGCGTTAGGGCGGCGTCACGGCTTCCGCTTCATCGCGCCGCTGGTGTGGGGCGGGCTGGCCTACACCCTCGGTGCCGTCGCCGACTTCGCCCGCTGGCCGGTGCTGGTTCCGGGCGTGGTCGGCCCCCACGAGGTCATGCACCTGGGGGTTCTGGGAGGAATCGGCTGTTTCTGGTGGTTCTTCTACAGCCGACTGCCGCAGCGTCAGCCGGAGCGGAAGCCGTTGGTGATCGGATAG
- a CDS encoding sigma-54-dependent transcriptional regulator: protein MNQATALVVDDEPDILELLELTLARMNVQARCAATLEEAKTWLGREPFQLCLTDMRLPDGDGIDLVAYIQERFPNLPVAVITAHGNMEAAVRALKCGAFDFVSKPVDLQILRKLVGSAIQLTDAESPRDRRSRDVLLGDSAPMRDIRGKIVRLARTQAPVFIHGESGTGKELVARLIHAKSPRAGKPFVAVNCGAIPAELMESEFFGHKKGSFSGAVADHPGLFQAADGGTLFLDEVADLPLHLQVKLLRAIQEKRVRPVGGHEEIPVDVRILSATHKDLKALVDEGRFRQDLYYRINVIELTVPPLRQRREDIPLMADRILNRIARDNGLPPLKLTERAFKTLCRYDFPGNVRELENILERAAALCEGEVLDADDLHLPSASAPVSTIPSEAGTPLPEGPFSLEDYLGEIERRAILDALAQTRWNRSKAARRLGMTLRQLKYRLQKWGLDGGED from the coding sequence ATGAATCAAGCCACCGCCCTTGTCGTCGACGACGAACCGGACATCCTCGAACTGCTGGAACTGACGCTCGCGCGCATGAACGTCCAGGCCCGCTGCGCCGCCACCCTGGAAGAGGCCAAGACCTGGCTCGGCCGGGAACCCTTCCAGCTCTGTCTCACCGACATGCGCCTGCCGGACGGCGACGGCATCGACCTGGTCGCCTACATCCAGGAACGCTTCCCCAACCTCCCGGTGGCGGTCATCACCGCCCACGGCAACATGGAGGCGGCGGTGCGGGCACTGAAATGCGGGGCCTTCGATTTCGTCTCCAAACCGGTGGACCTGCAGATCCTGCGCAAACTGGTGGGCAGCGCCATCCAGCTGACCGACGCCGAATCCCCCCGGGACCGCCGTTCCCGCGATGTCCTCCTGGGGGATTCGGCGCCGATGCGCGACATCCGCGGCAAGATCGTCAGGCTGGCGCGCACCCAGGCGCCGGTGTTCATTCACGGCGAATCCGGTACCGGCAAGGAGCTGGTGGCCCGCTTGATCCACGCCAAGAGCCCGCGGGCCGGCAAGCCCTTCGTCGCCGTCAACTGCGGCGCCATTCCGGCGGAACTAATGGAAAGCGAATTCTTCGGCCACAAGAAGGGGAGCTTTTCCGGCGCGGTCGCCGACCATCCCGGCCTGTTCCAGGCCGCCGACGGCGGTACCCTGTTTCTCGACGAGGTTGCCGACCTGCCTCTGCACCTGCAAGTCAAGCTACTGCGGGCGATCCAGGAAAAGCGCGTCCGCCCGGTCGGCGGCCATGAGGAAATCCCCGTGGACGTACGCATCCTCTCGGCCACCCACAAAGATCTGAAAGCCCTGGTGGACGAGGGCCGCTTCCGCCAGGATCTGTATTACCGCATCAACGTCATCGAACTGACCGTCCCCCCCCTGCGTCAGCGCCGCGAGGACATTCCCCTGATGGCCGACCGCATCCTCAACCGTATCGCTCGCGATAACGGCCTGCCCCCCCTTAAGCTTACCGAACGCGCCTTCAAGACGCTGTGCCGTTACGACTTCCCGGGCAACGTCCGCGAACTGGAAAATATCCTGGAACGGGCCGCCGCTCTGTGCGAGGGGGAAGTCCTCGACGCCGACGATCTGCATCTTCCGAGCGCCTCGGCGCCTGTCTCCACCATCCCCTCAGAGGCGGGCACGCCCCTGCCCGAGGGTCCCTTCTCGCTGGAGGATTATCTGGGGGAAATCGAGCGCCGCGCCATCCTCGACGCCCTGGCGCAGACCCGCTGGAACCGCTCCAAGGCCGCCCGTCGCCTGGGGATGACCCTGCGGCAACTCAAATACCGGTTGCAGAAATGGGGGCTCGACGGCGGGGAGGACTGA